From the Drosophila sechellia strain sech25 chromosome X, ASM438219v1, whole genome shotgun sequence genome, the window GAGATGGAAGCGCCGTTGCTGACCGAATCGGCCAGACAGAGACGGAGCTAGCGAGAGGGAGCGGTAGGGGGCGAGAGCGAAGGAGATATCGAAAGTTGAACTACACAGGTGCATCGTGGTAAATCCTTTTACCAAAGCCACAACTCGGCTATTGGCTCACTCAATTCGCATAAAGCTTATTAATTTGCACTCGTGCCTATTGGCTTACAAAAATTCCATTTCATCGTAGTAATATCAGAGTAGGTTGTATGCAATtgaaatgtacatatgtatatacatatgtacatttatCGCACTCGAACGCTCATAGCTTCACTAATTGAAGAGGTATTCCAAaatgttttgaatttttaGAATCGCGCTCGTCAGCTCGAAAAACTGTAATTTAAGAAAggtcaataaaaaaaatttttttttttctttttcattttttttaccatcgtcaaaattgcaaaaaaatttaaaaaaaaatattttttcttcttCCTCGATAATTTTTGGTGACGTTTTTCGCCTGGGAAAAACAAGCTTAAAACTGTTTACCGAATCGGATTTGAGAGAAAATTGTGAATTTTACAGTAATAATGGATTCAGGATTTCAGTGTGAGGCGTTTGCAGTGAATAAatttgtagcatacttttcaacgCTAGATTTGTAAAGGATTTGAGCCATATACAAATGTTGGTTAGAAAGCACTGAACCGACTGTTAAGGACATTTTATAATGTAATTCTTTCGATAAGATCGTACCAAACTGTTCTAACAAAAACCCCACCAACCCCCAAAGCAacatgcacatatgtatgGATTTACTGCGTTCGCATATGAAACCTGTTGATCCAAAATCAAGCTTAGGAAGAGGGGAGCTAGAGGGGACTATAACAATACTCGGCCGATTAAGTGGCAAAAGGTAAAGAAAACGCTTTGACCCATTTCGCAGAAAGAGCAGACACACATATCATGACGCTCATCATATCCGAGAGTGCTGATCGATCAAGCTCGTAATTAACCGAATTCCTCATATCATATCTTTTCGGCCAGATCTTCGACGTTTCGGCCGCGTTAACCAGTTATTCGCTTGGGGAAGCGAATGCAAATGATTGCTTATTTGTTTGTGTTCCATCAGCGAATCaatccaaaaacaaaattcggAAAGAAAAGAAACTTCCGCAACCAATTTATGCGAACTTATTTATGCGTGCCAAGCACCCATGCGGTATCTGTAAATTTCCCAAACATAAGCCGTTGTTCTAGAAATTGTATTTACATATATCACAAGAAAAGATATTTATGGCCATTGACAGGGGGATAACTACTACTTTTAgaatgtatattatatattaagatgcatatatgaaatgaaatgaaatcttGTAGTCTTGTAGTCCGTGTGGGATACACGTGTAAGATACATCTAAGTTACGATTAGCCCGCAGACGATCCACTACGTATTGGCCAACAACTAAACCACAACCTTCGTATCTTCTCCCTTCCCTTTTCATCCCCCAGGAATTATGACACTGAGCCGTGGCCCGTACAGCGAGCTCGATAAAATGAGCCTTTTTCAAGACCTCAAACTCAAACGGCGCAAAATCGATTCGCGATGCAGCAGTGACGGCGAGTCCATAGCGGACACGTCCACCTCGTCGCCGGACCTGCTGGCGCCCATGTCGCCGAAGCTCTGCGACAGTGGCTCGGCGGGGGCGTCGCTGGGGGCATCCCTGCCCCTGCCGCTGGCCCTGCCCCTGCCACTGCCCATGTCGCTGCCCCTGCCCCTCACGGCCGCATCTTCGGCGGTCACCGTTTCGCTGGCAGCGGTCGTGGCCGCGGTGGCCGAGACGGGTGGAGCGGGCGCGGGAGGAGCTGGGACAGCAGTAACAGCGTCGGGAGCAGGACCATGCGTCTCCACGTCGTCCACGACGGCAGCGGCAGCCACATCCTCGACCTCCTCGctctcgtcctcctcctcttcgtcATCCTCCACGAACTCCAGCACCTCCTCCGCCTCGCCGACAGCTGGAGCCTCCTCCACGGCCACCTGccccgccagcagcagcagcagcagcagtggaaacggaaacggaagtggggGCAAATGTGGTAGCATCAAGCAGGAGCACACGGAGATACACTCGTCGAGCAGTGCGATTTCGGCGGCCGCCGCCTCAACGGTGATGTCACCGCCGCCCGCAGAGCCGACGAGATCCAGTCCAGTCACGCCCGAGGGGGGCGGACCAGCTGGCGCCGGAAGTGGAGCAACGGGAGGCGGAACCACGAGCGGCGGATCAACAGCTGGAGTGGCCATCAATGAACACCAaaacaatggcaatggcagcgGCGGGAGCAGTCGAGCCTCTCCCGATTCGCTGGAAGAAAAGCCCTCTACTACAACGACCACGGGTCGTCCAACGCTCACGCCCACGAATGGGGTGCTGTCCTCCGCCTCGGCGGGCACGGGGATTTCCACAGGAAGCAGCGCCAAGCTGAGCGAGGCCGGTATGAGTGTGATACGATCCGTTAAGGAGGAGCGCTTGCTCAACGTATCCAGCAAGATGCTGGCGTTCCATCAGCAGCGGGAGCAAGAGACTAAAGCAGTGgcggctgcagcagcagcagcagcggcagggCATGTGACGGTTCTAGTGACGCCATCGCGCATCAAATCGGAGCCACCGCCGCCGTCTTCACCCTCCTCTACATCCAGCACACAAAGAGAAAGGGAACGGGAACGCGATCGAGAGAGGGAACGCGAAAGGGAACGCGAGCGGGACCGGGATCGGGAACGGGAGCAGTCCATCAGCTCCTCGCAGCAGCACCTAAGCCGGGTCTCCGCCAGTCCACCCACTCAGCTGTCCCACGGCAGCCTGGGACCCAACATTGTGCAGACGCACCATCTTCACCAGCAACTCACACAGCCGCTGACGCTGCGCAAGAGCAGCCCGCCCACAGAGCACCTGCTCAGCCAGTCCATGCAACATCTCACCCAGCAGCAGGCGATCCACCTGCATCACCTacttggccagcagcagcagcagcaggcgtcgcatccccagcagcaacagcagcagcaacactcGCCCCACTCCCTGGTGCGGGTGAAAAAGGAACCGAATGTTGGTCAGCGGCACTTGTCGCCGCATCACCAGCAACAGTCGCCGCTCCTGcagcaccaccaacagcagcagcagcagcaacaacaacagcagcagcagcatctgcatcagcaacagcaacagcagcagcaccaccagcagcaacccCAGGCACTGGCCCTGATGCATCCGGCTTCCCTGGCGCTGAGGAACAGCAATCGAGATGCGGCCATTCTGTTTCGGGTAAAGAGCGAAGTTCACCAGCAGGTGGCCGCCGGGCTACCGCATCTGATGCAGTCCGCTGGTGGGGCAGCGgccgccgccgcagcagcagtggcCGCGCAGCGAATGGTATGCTTCAGCAATGCCAGAATCAATGGCGTGAAGCCGGAGGTGATTGGAGGACCGCTGGGCAACCTGCGGCCTGTGGGCGTCGgtggcggaaacggaagtggctCCGTGCAGTGCCCCTCGCCACATCCATCCTCCTCGTCGTCATCCTCGCAGCTGTCGCCGCAGACACCCTCCCAGACGCCACCCCGTGGCACGCCCACCGTCATAATGGGCGAGAGCTGCGGGGTGCGCACCATGGTCTGGGGCTACGAGCCTCCGCCGCCCTCGGCGGGCCAGTCCCACGGCCAGCacccgcagcagcaacagcagtcgcCCCACCACCagccgcaacagcaacagcagcagcaacaacagcagtcgcagcagcaacagcaacagcagcagcaacagtctatgggccagcagcagcactgcCTCTCCTCGCCATCAGCGGGGTCACTGACGCCCTCCTCTTCATCCGGCGGTGGTTCGATATCTGGCAGCGGAGTGGGCGGACCACTCACGCCCTCCTCGGTGGCGCCGCAGAACAACGAGGAGGCCGCCCAACTGCTGCTCTCCCTGGGACAGACACGCATCCAGGACATGAGATCACGGCCACACCCCTTCCGCACACCGCACGCCCTTAACATGGAGCGGCTGTGGGCGGGCGACTACTCGCAATTGCCGCCCGGCCAGCTGCAGGCTCTGAATCTTagtgcccagcagcagcagtggggcagcagcaactccaCGGGTCTTGGTGGCGTAGGCGGCGGCATGGGCGGACGCAACCTGGAGGCGCCGCACGAGCCGACCGACGAGGACGAACAGCCGCTCGTGTGCATGATCTGCGAGGACAAGGCCACCGGCCTGCACTACGGCATCATCACCTGCGAGGGGTAAGTACCCGCTAGGCATTAGGTCAGCTTTCCACTTCTAAGCATTTCTAAATCTTGGACGTGGTAAGCAAGATAAGCCTAAGCTCCGCCAACCTATTGATACTTGGAGCACATGCTGCCAGTTTGCCTCGCATGGCTAATAATCTTGAAATTCTTCCGCCAGGTGCAAGGGCTTCTTCAAGCGGACGGTGCAGAACCGACGAGTCTACACCTGCGTGGCGGACGGCACCTGCGAGATAACCAAAGCACAGCGCAACCGTTGTCAGTATTGTCGATTTAAGAAGTGCATCGAGCAGGGCATGGTGCTGCAAGGTGAGTACTTAGTCCCCTGGCAGGACCCTACGGATGCCTAACCAGGAAACCGCTCTATTTCCTTTCAGCCGTTCGCGAGGATCGCATGCCGGGCGGTCGCAACAGTGGCGCCGTCTACAATTTGTACAAGGTGAAGTACAAGAAGCACAAGAAGACTAatcagaagcagcagcagcaggccgcccagcagcagcagcagcaggcggcggcgcagcagcagcaccagcaacagcagcagcatcaacagcaccagcaacatcagcagcagcagttgcactCGCCGctccaccatcaccaccaccaggGCCACCAGTCGCACCacgcgcagcagcaacaccacccACAGCTGTCGCCGCACCACTTGCTgtcgccgcagcagcagcaacttgccgccgcagtggcagcagctgcgcagcaccaacagcaacagcagcaacaacagcagcagcagcaggccaaGCTGATGGGCGGCGTGGTGGACATGAAGCCCATGTTCCTCGGCCCCGCTTTGAAGCCGGAGTTGCTCCAAGCACCCCCCATGCACAGTCCggcccagcaacaacaacagcagcagcaacagcaggccTCGCCGCATCTCTCGCTTAGCTCGccgcaccagcagcagcagcagggacAGCACCAAAACCACCACCAGCAACCAGGTGCAGGTGGCGGAGGAGCTGGGGGAGGAGCTCAACTGCCGCCGCACCTGGTGAACGGAACGATACTGAAGACGGCCCTAACCAATCCCAGCGAGATTGTACATCTGCGCCACCGTCTCGACTCGGCGGTCAGTTCGTCCAAGGATCGACAGATCTCGTACGAGCACGCCTTAGGCATGATCCAGACGCTGATCGACTGCGACGCGATGGAGGACATAGCCACACTGCCGCACTTCAGCGAGTTCCTGGAGGACAAGTCGGAGATTAGCGAGAAACTGTGCAACATCGGCGATTCCATAGTCCACAAACTGGTGTCGTGGACAAAGAAGTTGCCCTTCTACCTGGAGATCCCGGTGGAGATACACACTAAACTACTGACGGACAAGTGGCACGAGATCCTTATCCTGACCACGGCCGCCTACCAGGCGTTGCATGGCAAGCGGCGCGGCGAGGGAGGAGGCAGCAGGCATGGTTCGCCGGCGTCAACGCCACTGAGCACGCCCACTGGCACGCCGTTGAGCACACCGATACCCTCGCCCGCCCAGCCACTGCACAAGGACGACCCGGAGTTTGTCAGCGAGGTGAACTCGCACCTGAGCACCCTGCAAACCTGCTTGACCACGCTAATGGGCCAGCCGATAGCGATGGAGCAGCTGAAGCTGGACGTCGGGCACATGGTGGACAAGATGACCCAAATAACCATCATGTTCCGGCGAATCAAGCTCAAGATGGAGGAGTACGTCTGCCTAAAGGTTTACATACTGCTGAACAAAGGTACGTGGTTCGATTTGCAAAACCCATTCATACAGTGCTCATGTTACCTTTTCGTTCGTTTTGTAAATCCAGCAGAAGTGGAactggagagcatccaggagcGGTACGTCCAGGTGCTGCGCTCCTACCTGCAAAACTCCTCGCCGCAGAATCCGCAGGCGAGGCTCAGTGAACTGCTCTCCCACATACCAGAGGTAAGTGGCCACTAACTATGTACATGTACTCTTTGGCGATTCCCATTTCCGATGAAGACATCACCATCTGTCCTGTGATTCATCGCTCTCCCCTATCCCCTTGCAGATCCAGGCTGCGGCCAGCCTGCTGCTCGAGAGCAAGATGTTCTATGTGCCCTTCGTGCTCAACTCGGCGAGCATAAGGTAGCAGATGCTTGAGCACGGACTGCTGCCCACCGCCAACCATCAGTCGGCGCCACCACCTGGTCCTGATCCCATCCcggagcg encodes:
- the LOC6616066 gene encoding LOW QUALITY PROTEIN: hormone receptor 4 (The sequence of the model RefSeq protein was modified relative to this genomic sequence to represent the inferred CDS: substituted 1 base at 1 genomic stop codon), coding for MTSIGIMTLSRGPYSELDKMSLFQDLKLKRRKIDSRCSSDGESIADTSTSSPDLLAPMSPKLCDSGSAGASLGASLPLPLALPLPLPMSLPLPLTAASSAVTVSLAAVVAAVAETGGAGAGGAGTAVTASGAGPCVSTSSTTAAAATSSTSSLSSSSSSSSSTNSSTSSASPTAGASSTATCPASSSSSSSGNGNGSGGKCGSIKQEHTEIHSSSSAISAAAASTVMSPPPAEPTRSSPVTPEGGGPAGAGSGATGGGTTSGGSTAGVAINEHQNNGNGSGGSSRASPDSLEEKPSTTTTTGRPTLTPTNGVLSSASAGTGISTGSSAKLSEAGMSVIRSVKEERLLNVSSKMLAFHQQREQETKAVAAAAAAAAAGHVTVLVTPSRIKSEPPPPSSPSSTSSTQRERERERDRERERERERERDRDREREQSISSSQQHLSRVSASPPTQLSHGSLGPNIVQTHHLHQQLTQPLTLRKSSPPTEHLLSQSMQHLTQQQAIHLHHLLGQQQQQQASHPQQQQQQQHSPHSLVRVKKEPNVGQRHLSPHHQQQSPLLQHHQQQQQQQQQQQQQHLHQQQQQQQHHQQQPQALALMHPASLALRNSNRDAAILFRVKSEVHQQVAAGLPHLMQSAGGAAAAAAAAVAAQRMVCFSNARINGVKPEVIGGPLGNLRPVGVGGGNGSGSVQCPSPHPSSSSSSSQLSPQTPSQTPPRGTPTVIMGESCGVRTMVWGYEPPPPSAGQSHGQHPQQQQQSPHHQPQQQQQQQQQQSQQQQQQQQQQSMGQQQHCLSSPSAGSLTPSSSSGGGSISGSGVGGPLTPSSVAPQNNEEAAQLLLSLGQTRIQDMRSRPHPFRTPHALNMERLWAGDYSQLPPGQLQALNLSAQQQQWGSSNSTGLGGVGGGMGGRNLEAPHEPTDEDEQPLVCMICEDKATGLHYGIITCEGCKGFFKRTVQNRRVYTCVADGTCEITKAQRNRCQYCRFKKCIEQGMVLQAVREDRMPGGRNSGAVYNLYKVKYKKHKKTNQKQQQQAAQQQQQQAAAQQQHQQQQQHQQHQQHQQQQLHSPLHHHHHQGHQSHHAQQQHHPQLSPHHLLSPQQQQLAAAVAAAAQHQQQQQQQQQQQQAKLMGGVVDMKPMFLGPALKPELLQAPPMHSPAQQQQQQQQQQASPHLSLSSPHQQQQQGQHQNHHQQPGAGGGGAGGGAQLPPHLVNGTILKTALTNPSEIVHLRHRLDSAVSSSKDRQISYEHALGMIQTLIDCDAMEDIATLPHFSEFLEDKSEISEKLCNIGDSIVHKLVSWTKKLPFYLEIPVEIHTKLLTDKWHEILILTTAAYQALHGKRRGEGGGSRHGSPASTPLSTPTGTPLSTPIPSPAQPLHKDDPEFVSEVNSHLSTLQTCLTTLMGQPIAMEQLKLDVGHMVDKMTQITIMFRRIKLKMEEYVCLKVYILLNKAEVELESIQERYVQVLRSYLQNSSPQNPQARLSELLSHIPEIQAAASLLLESKMFYVPFVLNSASIRXQMLEHGLLPTANHQSAPPPGPDPIPERQQQQQQERRRSRQQQHQLLRNLPKIKIEIGIQRDPEEEESEQEQEQEPEQEQDKQFRPSAASTSILKTSLLSGAAATLATLTAAAEQIARSSASCDTARDYSQSSNSSSNSNAATGATGTMASGRTGSSNSLEESKRLEQQQQQQQPQQHQQQQYTSILHTALMSQRSMPSATSATLAAAAGTSTPTTAATTSPTPAHVLKTAVTLASLSEIATARQQQQEQQQQQQQQQQLLAMQQQQQQLTKLPRRIINFGSNHTANTATKGLGTEAEAGAGVGMATATATASVGRNRQLGLSQGQVVNVRTARLLNGNCCGRLQATAGTGASRGTNTAGSNTVNMQTQTDDELLPLLAMLPQDAPTTTGAAAGAAVSLSLSATATSSSSSSTISLATRAAAAMQQQQQWTAVSTTPAIGVMMTTTTTQSQSRATLAPQQQQLSLPQQKQQFNTRINRKTTITTATTTAPTATTTTTTRNSNINFNSNNNYMNNNNINAATARSSAFASASAMATATPTATPTATGTRPRPAPQPPPPPRTPTATSASVTVVVFKTMLPDD